In Brachypodium distachyon strain Bd21 chromosome 5, Brachypodium_distachyon_v3.0, whole genome shotgun sequence, the genomic window AGGCCTGACCTCTTTAACAAGTGTCATTTCTCTGAGAATGTAAACAGACGACCCATTAAACCACACGTCACACTCACACCAGTATACACACAGACTAGGAAATTATTAGGCACCGAAGATCGTACTTAGCATGGCTAGAGTTATCTTATTTAACGTGTTTACTCcagaaaaaaatacagtacACAGTGTCAATTCCAAAAACTGAGCCCACATAGATTGTTCGTAACAACTGCCATTCCGTCGATGCCCTCTTCTATTTTCAACGTCGCAACGATAAAACTTATGTACATATACTTCTAGAAAATGCAGATACGTAGATGTGCTAAATACATTTACCTTTTTATTCTTGCGATAACTATAGAATGTTGAATGTTGAAACAAGTACTCTTGTCACAGACACAAACGGCGCCAAGGAAAAAACAGGCCCCCACGTCGCTCGAGTCGGGCGACTCGGGAGGCAACCCCGTCGCCCCAACTCTCGGCCGCCACCTCTCATCTccaccccctcgccgccgccagtggtcgccgccgggcaAAGCCCGCGTGGGGACAGCGGCGGCAGGGCCTCGTTCGAGGCGTCCTCGTCTCCTCTGCGCCTCCTTCGCAGCCCGGCCCCTCCGAGCTCGGGGGTGGCCGCTGGCGCCGGTTTTGCGGCCTTTGGCACCGGATCCATGGAGggggaggccggatccggtgcggGTCCTctcctgcggcggcgcggcagggcATCGGGCCGATGGTGCCCGATTTGAGTGCTTCGGCGGTGTCTGCGCCGGATCTTTGGCCGGAGCAGCTTGCTCCATCTGTGGTTGTGCCGGATCCGTGGTTGCTGATGcctcgtggcggcggcgggggggggggggggtggggtggTGGCGCTCGGCCGCCGTAGGCGGCGTTGTGAGCCAGATCCGGTGCATGGAGCGGTTGCGGCGCCCTGGCCGGTGCCCGTTTGGTGGTTTGGCGCATGGCGTTCGGCGGGCTTCGCCGGCGCTCGTTGTGGTGTGGTGGCCTCTGGCCAGATCCttggccgtcgggcttgcggCGGAGCTGTCCGTTCCTGTCCGTGGTGggtgcggcggctgcgggtgaaaaccctGCATCGACGTtgtcggtgccggcgacggcggcgttcTTGGACGTCGTTTCCTTCCTGAAGGCATCgttgtgcagctccgccacatCCCACCCTTCGCAAACGAGGTGCCTCCGAGCGAAAACTCTGATTCGGTGTCCGGGTCAGGTAACGGCGGCGTCCTCGGACGTCGTatcctccttggaggcattgCCTCCGGAGCCCTCGTTTGGCGGTGGAGCATGTTTCGCTAGGGGGCCTGGCTGGGATCCTGGCCAGGGAGGACCTTGTGCTGCGCGGGCTTGCCGTTGTGCGAGTCGTTCTCGTCGGGGCAATCTCTTCTTACTCCGGTCGTCGAAGAAGCCCAGTTCTGCCTATTTTCTTCTGGCGCAAGGAGCTGCTCCCTGTTCGACGTCGTTGAAGCGGAAGAGGTCTCGTCTTTGCGTTAGCGGCTTGCTCTTTCGGTCTCGTCTTGTGTATGCTCTTTGTCAAGGTTTTTCACACGGCTTTTCTGCAATAAGCCGTGCATTGTATcggttttccttataaacgGGACCAACTCTCTCTTCTAATCGAATCGCGGGGATCGACCGTTTGtgtccttaaaaaaaacaagtactCTTGGAACCCGTAAAACTCTGCATCCACATCTCACATCTGCATGCTCCTAGTCCTAGCAGCGAGACGACGAAAGCGGCAGAGAAATTAACGGGCGGACTCGGGCTCTTGTTGTTCCACTCCAGCTCACCACTGCAtgccctcttcttctccccacCGCGGAACCTCTTCACTCTCTTGTCCCCCCCGGCCATCGCACCCTCCTTCTCCTGCTGTCTTGGATCTCAACGGGGTCACGGTTTCTCGGATGAAATGGCCGACGCCAGCAGCGGCAACAACAATGCTGCGGGCAGCACGAGCAACGCCGAGGTCCAGATACAGATCCCTGCAGGTCAGCTTGCGAGTAGTACTAATTTGATCGCTGTTCAATCGTCgaatttatgtttgttttggtCCATCAGTTACTTCATTGAAACTTGTTGGATAGATGGTTTGGGCAAATTGAATGTTCGCATTAATTCAGAAAGGTTGCGGCCCGATTAGGTGTTCTAAGGAGCAGATCAACATATGGACAATTGCACATTGTCACATTGATATGCGTATTCTTGGTCGCGTCGTGCATTCTGAACCTGAATCGTGTGTGCATTCTGAACCTGAATCGTGTCGTGCTTGGGACCAATGAGTTACAGGTCCACTGCACGTACATGGTAGTATTACCTAGTGTTGATGGAAGATCTCGTAGGAGTACTTTGTTATCCTAGAATAGAGTAGGAGAAGGAAATACCGTAGTGTTTACTGATCCACCTCTTTGTTGTTATTTCTTcagagagcagagcagagcactTCTCTGTTTATTGACATTACTGAATTTTACAGTTGTTCACTATAAACCACAGGGCCAGCCAAAGCCGAAGGTTCAGCAGCGCCGTCACAGAAATCGGGAACCAAGAACTGGCGATGGTGGCTGATGGTGTCAGTGGACGCGttcttcctcgtcgccggccagACCTCGGCCACACTCCTCGGGAGGTACTACTACCACCAGGGCGGCAGCAGCAAGTGGGTGTCAGCATTCGTGCAGACGGCAGGCTTCCCCATCCTCTACCTCGCCCTCTTCTGCTTCCCTTCCAAGTCGCCCTcttccggcgccggccgcggcgacgcCCCCGTGGCCAAGATCGGCGTGATATACGTCGTCCTGGGGCTCAtcatcgccgccgacgacatGATGTACGCCAGCGGGCTCAAGTATCTCCCCGTCTCGACTTACTCGCTCGTCTGCGCCAGCCAGCTCGCCTTCAACGTCGTCTTCTCCTACGTGCTCAACTCCCAGAAGCTCACGGGCCTGATCATGAACTCAGTGGTGCTGCTCACGCTCTCCGACGCGCTCCTGGGAGTCAACCACGAGGAAACCGAGGATGTTAACGGGTTCTCGAGAGGGAAGTACCTGATGGGGTTCCTGCTGACGCTGGGGGCGTCGGGGACATACTCCCTGATCCTGTCCCTGATGCAGCTCACCTTCGAGAACGTGATCAAGAAGCACACATACTCGGCGGTGCTCAACATGCAGATCTACACGGCGCTGGTGGCCACCGTGGCGACGGTCTTCGGGCTGTTCGCCAGCGGCGAGTGGAGGAGCCTGAGAGGGGAGATGGACGCGTTCGAGTCGGGGCAGTTCTCCTACTTCATGACGCTGGTGTGGACGGCCGTGTCGTGGCAGGTGGCCTCCGTCGGGGTGGTCGGGCTCGTCTTCGAGGTCTCCTCGCTCTTCTCCAACGTCATCAGCACCGTGGCTCTCCCCGTGATCCCTCTCTTCGCAGTGCTCATCTTCCACGACAAGATGGACGGGATCAAGATCGTGTCCATGCTGCTCGCCCTCTGGGGCTTCGTTTCGTATCTGATGCAACACTTCATTGATGACAGGAAAGCTAGGAAGGCGGCAGCTAGTGGGGATTCATAGGtgaccagatttttttttttttttgcctttcttGTGATAGGATATATATCTGCTCAGCTGCGAGGAACTAGGACTTCTATTTTGCAGGATTTTCTTCATAGGGTTTCCTTTAACCTCTTGTGAATTATGAAAGCATTTATGCTGTTGAATAAAACTAGAATATATACTTTCACATGTCTACTTTTAACCTCTAATTTGCGTTCAGAGTTGTCAGAAATCACATTTTCTTGCTCTTTTTTTACTTATTCATATGTCATCTCATATTTACACATTTACCTACACATTGGCCCACTTTTCAGTTGATTCAAAAACCATGTTGattagaaaaatgaaaaataattaCATGGATTTTCTTTCAATCTTACATGAGTTATATCTCATCTCACTGGGTTTAATTAACTTCAAATGAGTGTCACTTGTTACAAAATATTGCAGAATGTAATGCAATATATGCCGCACTTTCTTGACATTTTAAATTTCCAGAACTGCATGTTTAGTTAAATTGAATATAATTTAAGGTAGtttaaaatatttaataaTTTGTGAGATCTTTAAAATTTCTAAGAATTAAATATTGTCTATAATTGGGTTCCAATTATAATTTAGAGTGTTTTTTCACCGATCTTATGGATGATAAAGGATCATAGTTTCAATTATAATGGATTTAAAATCAATTTAAACTCTCTTCGTTGTTCATACAGACCATACATTTAGATTATAAGCCTACACATCTTTGGCAAGTATTGCTCAATTTGATTTGCAATTGGTTATATGTCTATGATTTTAACAAATTCTTGCAATTTGTTGCTAATATCTATGACTTCTCAATGTGGCACTCGATTCAGCTGCCAGATGGGCCTAACAAGTGGGCCCGAATTATCTGAggaaatttcacagaaccacactttttgtggcagtggtctcacaaaaccacagttgtTGCTAACAGTCTCACAAAATCACAACTATTGGGGCAGAGAGTctcaaaaaaccctaatctcgaTGATTAGGTggcttgatggtgtttctgacaACCCAGGACCACAACATGGCATTGGAGACAGGTCGGGGAGGCTGACGCGGcaactgacttgtgggccgTGGCATTGGAGACGGGTCGGGGAGGCTGACGCGGcaactgacttgtgggccgtggcattggagacgggtcggggaggctgacgtggcaactgacTTGTGGACCCGGGTcgtcagaaacaccatcaaacCGCCTAATCAtcgagattagggttttttgagACTCACTGCCCcaagagttgtggttttgtaaGACTGTTTAGTAacaactgtggttttgtgagaccacTGCCACAAAAAGTATGGTTcggtgaaatttactcaaattaTCTAAACGAGATAAGATGTGAAATAATGCAACTTGGTgtaaaaggagaaagaaaaaattaattCGGATAATGTATCAGTCAGCACAGTTAAGGAGTAAAAATTAGTGTTCTGGTATTGAAGTACCCTGTTGCTCTCATCTTGAGTTACTAATGTTATGGTAGTATTTATTTTCGTGAATATTCAGACTTCAAAATTACCCGGACAGACTACTGCTTCTCTAGGAGGGAACACTAAGGCGTCATTACTACTTATGCAATCACACTGGAGTACTTATGATGTGGAGCGTGCATATATTCAGCTTCACAAATAAAAATTTGGCCATTCATTTATTTCGTGTACGCAAGTCCTTGTCTTATGTCATGATCAGAGTCCTTGGATGCATACTGTTGTACACAGAGATCTTAACTAGATACCATATCTCCTAAACAAGCTTATAGGCAAAACATACCTTGATTTAAATTTGAGATGAAACAGACATCTCCTCCGAATCTTTGGTCCTGCTAAACAGACATACATATCCTACAACCGGGATTccaccaaacaaacaacagCCTCGTTGATCCCTTggatttattattatttcttGGTAACATGcactggttttttttttctctcgagAGGCCGGGAAAATTGACTCATGGGAGAAGTGTTGCTCAACGGTGTTTAGTCAAGGTAATGTTGGCAGCGAGTTCAGACCCTAGCGGCCGTTGTTGTTCACCTTATTATTTGATCGACGGCGACTCCGTTTTTCCACTGGAGGCGGACACGGCGAGAACGATACGGACAACGTATCCGTACTTCCGTCGGCAATAGGACCAGCTTGCTCTCGGTCTGCGCATCCTTTTTAGGTCCGCGGATTTTGCAGGACACAGAGATCGATCTCATTGCGTACCCTTCTTCTTGGAACATCGATCGATATGGGTGAAGCCGGTGAAATCCACCTGCAGATCGAAGGTCTTTCTCTCTCGCCTTCTCTGTATGCATCTTGATTCTGGAACTATTCGAGCAAACCGGAGGCGGGCAAATACAGTAGTAGAACAGTTGAATCTATCGATTAACGGAGCCAATTGGCGATCGATGCAGGTACCCGAAGCGAAGAAGCGGATAATCACAATGGCACGTCTCCTGCaaccgcggcgccggcgtcacCGTCGATGTCAGAGCGCCTCCGATGGTGGGCGGTGGTGATCGTGAACATCGTGTTCGTCCTGGGCGGGCAGAGCGTGGCCACGCTCCTGGGACGGATCTACTACGACCAGGGCGGCAACAGCCTGTGGATGGCCACGCTGGTGCAGTCCTGCGGCACGCCGCTGGCCGTCCCGCTGCTGCTCTACCTCCGGCGCAAGTCAAAGCCCTCCGCCCGGACACGGCCGCCGGTGCTCAAGATGGCGGCCATCTACGCCGGCCTGGGCGTGCTCCTCGCGGGCGACAACCTCATGTACTCCTACGCGCTCCTCTACCTGCCGCTCTCCACATACTCGCTCATCTGCGCCACGCAGCTCTCCTTCAACGCCGTCTTCTCCTACTTCATCAACAAGGAGAAGTTCACCGCGCTGATTTTCAACTCCGTCGTGCTGCTCACCTTCTCGGCGGCCCTCGTCGGCGTGAGCCACGGTTCCGACAGCACCAACAGCACCGTGCCCGTGGGCAAGTTCCCCCTGGGGTTCGTGCTGACGCTATCGGCTTCGGCCGTCTTCTCCCTGATCCTGTCCCTGAACCAGCTGACGTTCGACAAGGTGCTCAAGAGCGACACCTTCTACGACGTCATGGAGATGCAGTTCTGGAGTAACACTGCGGCCGCGGCCGTGTCCGTGGCCGGGCTGTTCATCTCCGGGGAGTGGAGCACCCTGGGCGGGGAGATGGCCGCGTACAAGGCCGGCAAGGTGGCCTACGGGATGACGCTGGCCTGGACGGCCGTGTCGTGGCAGCTCACCACCATGGGCATGATggggctcgtcgccgccgtgtcGTCGCTCTTCACCAATGTGATCAGCACCGTCGGGATGCCGCTGTCGCCCGTCGTCGccgtcatcttcctcggcgACTCCATGGACGGTGTCAAGGTGCTGGCCATGCTCATTGGCCTCTGGGGATTCTTCTCCTACATTTACCAGCACTACCTTGACGACGCCAAGGTTAAGAAGATACGTGCTGAGGGATTAAGCGTATCAtcggccgacgacgacgaaaaACAGAGTGTAAAAGTCAGCACAGAATGAGTAGAGAAACTCTGCTCACTTGTGTTGGGCGTTTGTTTTACTGTACCGTGATCGGTTCCCACTGTCACGGTTTGGGATACTGTACATACTTCATACTTCCAGGTTTGCTATTTCGTAATCGCCTGGTATCTGATGAAATCAGAGTCGATGTTCACAGTTGCTTCTTCTATGCGTAGGCCCTCAAACAAGGAACTTTGCCAATAAGCTGTGCACAAACTGAAACATCCTATTAGATACTCCTGAAAAAAAGAGATGGCACAATAAACAGTTTTCCTGTCAATGACCACGGTAGAATAGATGGAAAACAAAATCCGTTAGTTTAAAGCTGCTTTGAATATAATACTAGTAGATTGCATCTTCCTCTTTTCCGGTTGTGAAGTGACACTTCCGGCACGTTGATTTTCAACGCAAGAGGCCATCGATCACATgcagaacctctgcgtgtCCGTCTGTGCAATGCCATCAATGATAGATGCAGATTTGCTTACGGAGCCTCCGAGAAGATCTCATCTCAGCCACCAAGCTAAATATCTGGCCGCCTCCGTTGTTTTCTGCTGTCATATTAGTACCAGTCACTGACCAGACCAGTCTAGTCAAAACGCTCGCATGATTGGTCCAAGGTGCCCAGAATTCTGCATAAATCGCGGTGTGCCAGATAGCACCGCCCGGCTTGGAAACACCCTCACAGGCAGAAGCTTAACATACTTTTGGATCTTAGCTGAAATCtaatgagagagagagagagagagagagtataCATGAATATGGAAAGCGCTGCAATCGATGGCTACTGCTATGAGAACAATTCGATGGACTTGCTGTGCAAAATCACGCTAGTCTTTGATTCCATCGTCACCACCATGCATGCTAGTGCTATGTGTCTAACTCAAGGAGGACTACTCTTTTTTGACTCATCGGGATTCTAGATTACGGAGTTTGTATCTATCCGCACATGCTGATGATCGAAGTGTATCTAGATGGGTACATAAAGAATTCATGATCTTAGCCTTCCAAACATGCTATCCAACCATGTTTTCCTTTCAATAAACATGGCCAGGAGCGCCTTGATTATATGATTGGAAATGAATCATGTGCGATACAGTTGAAACTGCAGTGTTAATGCCTCATCACAGGAATGCAATACTTTATAAGTACTGACTATTCCGGTTCGAAAAAACAATAAGTACTGACTACAGAATGGGCAGAGCTTAAAAAACTTCTACGTAATGGGCAGGATCGGGGACGGTGACCATACCCCGGAAGGGCGCAATGTCCTTTCTGCTTCCCCGCTCTGtagtcttcctcctctttcatGCTTCCACTaccgaccccccccccccccccttccccgTCCCCCCTCGATTCTTTTGGTACAACCTctgtcacatattaagtggcGAAATATTACACTAGAcatattttaatatatagatacgtccgtttttagacaaatttgaatcacttaatatggcacggagagagtactaaatttaaactttgtactaagtcaaACTTAAGTTTTGATTGAGtctatagaaaaaaaatatcaacatttaGAATATCAAGTAATTgtattataaaaatatattcatgATGGATTTacaaaaaaactaatttaggGTCTTgaatgttggtagatttttctataaacttgatcaactttcaaaagtttgacttaggaaaAATCTAGGAtgtcttacatttaggaacggaaaGAGCATCTCGTAAATGATGCAAACTGGCAAGCCACAAGGCTTGTATAATACTACCTTTGTTCATGACTACAAAATGttctacttcctccatccaacaaagtatgtctcaactttgactaaatttgaatgcatctatacaccaaGTCATGTCTATATACATcgaaattttgacaaacttgagttatcttttgttggacggagggagtatgtttgtACTAAGTCAGAATCATAAAGTTTGATCAGATTTATAGAAAATTCTATTAACATCTACAATATTAAATAAACATACTATGAAGGTATATATCGTGACGGAATTtagtaaaactaatttagagttctAGATGTcgatagatttttctataagtTTAGtaaatttgacttagaacaaagttaTAACAACTTATACTTAGAAATTGAGGAATTATGTTAATACAAAGTGAGAATGCATGAGGTCCTTCACCGAAATGATGTTACTACATGTCACCTCATCAAGTCAAGCATTCTTTTTCTTAaatccatgcatgcactcATTTACA contains:
- the LOC100831804 gene encoding probable purine permease 11; this encodes MADASSGNNNAAGSTSNAEVQIQIPAGPAKAEGSAAPSQKSGTKNWRWWLMVSVDAFFLVAGQTSATLLGRYYYHQGGSSKWVSAFVQTAGFPILYLALFCFPSKSPSSGAGRGDAPVAKIGVIYVVLGLIIAADDMMYASGLKYLPVSTYSLVCASQLAFNVVFSYVLNSQKLTGLIMNSVVLLTLSDALLGVNHEETEDVNGFSRGKYLMGFLLTLGASGTYSLILSLMQLTFENVIKKHTYSAVLNMQIYTALVATVATVFGLFASGEWRSLRGEMDAFESGQFSYFMTLVWTAVSWQVASVGVVGLVFEVSSLFSNVISTVALPVIPLFAVLIFHDKMDGIKIVSMLLALWGFVSYLMQHFIDDRKARKAAASGDS
- the LOC100826946 gene encoding probable purine permease 11 — encoded protein: MGEAGEIHLQIEGTRSEEADNHNGTSPATAAPASPSMSERLRWWAVVIVNIVFVLGGQSVATLLGRIYYDQGGNSLWMATLVQSCGTPLAVPLLLYLRRKSKPSARTRPPVLKMAAIYAGLGVLLAGDNLMYSYALLYLPLSTYSLICATQLSFNAVFSYFINKEKFTALIFNSVVLLTFSAALVGVSHGSDSTNSTVPVGKFPLGFVLTLSASAVFSLILSLNQLTFDKVLKSDTFYDVMEMQFWSNTAAAAVSVAGLFISGEWSTLGGEMAAYKAGKVAYGMTLAWTAVSWQLTTMGMMGLVAAVSSLFTNVISTVGMPLSPVVAVIFLGDSMDGVKVLAMLIGLWGFFSYIYQHYLDDAKVKKIRAEGLSVSSADDDEKQSVKVSTE